One genomic window of Diospyros lotus cultivar Yz01 chromosome 8, ASM1463336v1, whole genome shotgun sequence includes the following:
- the LOC127808085 gene encoding bifunctional riboflavin biosynthesis protein RIBA 1, chloroplastic-like: MGSINFFPATAPTRSKAFSNFKLFNGLHCSKLVPTNGDRFHLSLSQLGGKLVFSVNCHGRTKAALLAGEGDPRYPKATNAADESTILSGLSPGIDIQPDTIAFGTITAETTPATFGFSVDDDEFDLDCPTEGFSSIAEAIEDIRQGKIVVVVDDEDRENEGDLIMAAEMVTPEAMAFFVKHGTGIVCVGMKEEDLERLELPLMVAQKKNDEKLSTAFTVSVDAKHGTTTGVSAHDRATTVLALASKASKPEDFNRPGHIFPLKYREGGVLKRAGHTEASVDLPALAGLDPVGVLCEIVDDDGSMARLPKLMQFAQLHNLKVISIADLIRYRRKRDKLVEHASAARIPTMWGPFMAYCYKSVIDGIEHIAMVKGDIGDGQDILVRVHSECLTGDIFGSARCDCGKQLALAMQRIEAAGRGVLIYLRGHEGRGIGLGHKLRAYNLQDNGRDTVEANEELGLPVDSREYGIGAQILRGLGVRTMKLMTNNPAKYVGLKGYGLAVSGRVPLVTPITAENQRYLETKRAKMGHMYGFESNGGGASSVTGGNGKPGSDSLPDFGPIG, from the exons AGCATTCAGCAACTTCAAATTATTCAATGGGTTGCACTGCAGTAAACTTGTCCCTACAAATGGGGACAGATTCCATTTGTCCTTGAGCCAACTGGGAGGCAAATTGGTCTTCAGTGTCAACTGTCATGGTAGAACCAAAGCGGCTCTATTAGCAGGAGAAGGTGACCCCCGTTATCCCAAAGCCACTAATGCTGCAGATGAAAGTACTATCCTTAGTGGATTATCACCTGGTATTGATATACAGCCTGATACAATAGCATTTGGAACCATCACAGCAGAAACCACTCCTGCAACTTTTGGTTTCtctgttgatgatgatgaatttGATTTGGACTGTCCCACAGAAGGATTCTCATCTATTGCAGAGGCAATTGAAGATATTCGTCAAGGAAAG ATAGTAGTGGTTGTAGATGATGAAGATAGGGAAAATGAAGGAGATTTAATAATGGCCGCAGAAATGGTTACACCAGAAGCTATGGCCTTCTTTGTCAAGCATGGAACTGGCATTGTTTGTGTTGGCATGAAAGAGGAAGACCTGGAGAGGTTGGAACTTCCTTTGATGGTTgcccaaaagaaaaatgatgaaaagcTTTCTACTGCATTCACAGTGTCAGTG GATGCAAAACATGGTACAACTACTGGGGTTTCAGCTCATGATAGGGCAACAACAGTATTGGCTCTTGCATCCAAAGCTTCAAAGCCTGAGGATTTCAACCGTCCAGGACACATATTTCCGTTGAAGTACAGGGAAGGTGGTGTTCTAAAAAGAGCTGGGCATACAGAGGCATCTGTTGATCTCCCTGCACTAGCTGGTTTAGACCCAGTTGGGGTTCTTTGTGagattgttgatgatgatggttcCATGGCTAGATTACCTAAGCTTATGCAATTTGCACAATTGCATAATTTGAAAGTTATATCCATTGCTGATCTTATCAG ATATAGGAGGAAGAGAGATAAATTGGTGGAGCATGCTTCTGCTGCAAGGATACCTACTATGTGGGGGCCATTTATGGCCTACTGTTATAAGTCGGTCATAGATGGGATCGAGCATATTGCAATGGTGAAG GGTGACATCGGGGATGGACAGGATATTCTCGTGAGGGTACACTCAGAATGCCTCACAGGAGACATATTTGGATCAGCCAGGTGCGACTGTGGGAAGCAGCTAGCTCTTGCAATGCAACGGATTGAGGCTGCTGGCAGGGGTGTGTTGATATATCTGCGTGGCCATGAAGGAAGGGGCATCGGTTTGGGCCACAAGCTACGTGCTTATAACCTCCAAGATAATGGGCGTGACACAGTAGAAGCAAATGAAGAGCTGGGTCTCCCTGTTGATTCACGAGAATATGGCATCGGTGCGCAG ATACTAAGAGGTCTTGGGGTCCGAACAATGAAGTTGATGACCAACAACCCTGCAAAGTATGTCGGGCTCAAGGGCTATGGCTTGGCGGTTTCTGGGAGAGTGCCCCTTGTGACCCCTATCACAGCGGAGAACCAGAGATATCTAGAGACAAAGCGCGCCAAAATGGGCCACATGTATGGTTTTGAATCCAATGGCGGTGGCGCAAGCAGTGTCACTGGTGGAAATGGTAAGCCGGGCTCCGATAGCTTGCCTGATTTCGGACCCATTGGTTGA